In Sorghum bicolor cultivar BTx623 chromosome 10, Sorghum_bicolor_NCBIv3, whole genome shotgun sequence, one genomic interval encodes:
- the LOC8069439 gene encoding senescence-specific cysteine protease SAG39 produces the protein MATLKGSILAILGLALFCGAALAARDLNDDSAMVARHEQWMAQYNRVYKDATEKAQRFEVFKANVKFIESFNAGGNRKFWLGVNQFADLTNDEFRATKTNKGFKPSPVKVPTGFRYENVSVDALPASIDWRTKGAVTPIKDQGQCGCCWAFSAVAATEGIVKISTDKLISLSEQELVDCDVHGEDQGCEGGLMDDAFKFIIKNGGLTTESSYPYTATDGKCKSGTNSAANIKGFEDVPANDEAALMKAVANQPVSVAVDGGDMTFQLYSGGVMTGSCGTDLDHGIAAIGYGQTSDGTKYWLLKNSWGTTWGENGYLRMEKDISDKRGMCGLAMEPSYPTE, from the exons ATGGCCACCCTCAAGGGATCAATCTTGGCAATCCTCGGCCTCGCCTTGTTCTGCGGTGCTGCTCTTGCTGCTCGCGACCTAAACGATGACTCAGCCATGGTGGCGAGGCATGAGCAGTGGATGGCGCAATACAACCGCGTCTACAAAGACGCCACCGAGAAGGCTCAGCGGTTCGAGGTGTTCAAGGCTAATGTTAAGTTCATCGAGTCATTCAACGCTGGTGGGAACCGCAAGTTCTGGCTCGGCGTCAACCAGTTTGCCGACCTCACCAACGATGAGTTCAGAGCTACCAAGACTAACAAGGGCTTCAAACCTAGCCCCGTGAAGGTCCCTACCGGATTTAGGTATGAGAATGTTAGCGTCGATGCACTTCCAGCGTCCATCGACTGGAGGACCAAGGGTGCCGTCACTCCCATCAAGGATCAAGGCCAATGTG GTTGTTGTTGGGCTTTCTCGGCTGTGGCTGCCACAGAAGGCATCGTGAAAATAAGCACCGACAAGCTCATCTCCCTCTCAGAACAAGAGTTAGTGGACTGCGATGTCCATGGTGAGGACCAGGGTTGTGAAGGTGGTTTGATGGACGATGCTTTCAAGTTCATCATCAAGAATGGCGGCCTAACCACGGAGTCTAGCTATCCTTACACAGCTACAGATGGCAAGTGCAAGAGTGGAACAAATAGTGCTGCAAACATCAAGGGCTTTGAGGATGTGCCTGCAAATGATGAGGCTGCCCTGATGAAGGCCGTGGCCAACCAACCCGTGTCGGTGGCAGTGGACGGCGGAGATATGACGTTTCAGCTCTACTCTGGTGGTGTGATGACCGGCTCATGTGGTACCGACCTGGACCATGGGATTGCAGCCATTGGCTATGGACAAACCAGTGATGGCACTAAATACTGGCTACTGAAGAACTCATGGGGCACGACTTGGGGCGAGAATGGTTATCTGAGAATGGAGAAGGATATATCGGACAAGAGGGGCATGTGTGGGCTAGCCATGGAGCCTTCCTACCCCACTGAGTAG